AAAGTTGCCTAATCAAATCAAAGGGCGAAAACCTCTTGCTCTATCTTGCGTCCCTCCATCCCAGATCTCTAGGAACAGGGCTGACAGCAACACCATTAATCGAACGAGTCGGGATGAGAATCTCACATGGTGCCGTTCCTTTGATGGACATGCCAGCTCCTTTCCTTCTTGATATCGCTGATGCGCCTTTAAGAAAGAGTTCTCGTTCTACTTCCTGTTAGCTGGTAGAGTATGAACTACGACCGATGGGATTGGTACAACCACGAATCTTTTGTTTGCTTTGTTTACAGCTGGCCTTACTTAAATAGGAGTTTCTGCTTCTAGCTAGCTTGCTTTGGGCAGAAAGACCTCGGGAAAGAAAAGATAAGGCAATTTAGTTCTCATCCGCCCTTGCCTGCGAGCCTAGGAGCAGCTTCACCTTGCGTCTGCTAACCGCAGCTAAAAAGCTAGTGACCGGTAATCCGATGCTACCACCAGACTAGCCGGTATACTATAGAATTCAGTGAACTGAACCTGCTGCCAAAGAAAAGTCAGCCTAAACCTCTCAACCCCCCGAGTCCGGGGCAAAGGTTACGTTCCCTAGGTTCCCCTCTTTCCCCCTGACTTCATGTTTTTCTGTCTTCTTTTGTGGATTCCAACTGAATTGTCATCTTTCCCGCCTTCCGCGCGGTTTCTTGGCTCAAGATATTATGATTCCCCTAGTAGTCTGACTGCTCTTTCTCTCAAGCGAAGTGCTTATCGGGACAAAGGGCATAAGGGAAGGTAGCTCGTGATTCTCGTCTCGGTCTTCTCGAAAGGTAGTTGAGTTCCTTCGGGTGAGAAATAATAGGAATTGATCTAGCTATAGATATAGATAGAGTGTCAGATGAAAGGTTTCGCCCCTGACTCCTTTACTTATTGATGTCGCTGATCCGCCGTTATCGTATCAGGAAATGTGGGGCCGCTCTTTCTGACATAGGAACTTACTCAAAATCGAAAGTCCGCCTAAGGGAGAGAGAAGACTATAAACAATAAATCTAGGAGGTTTGAAGATGCTCGAGCAAAGCGAAGAGGTTTTAACTAGCATTAGAAACTGAATCCATTGTTGCTTGTTGCTTGTTATCCCTTGCTTTTAGTTAGGTATAACTCCTCTGTTATCTCCTTGTTCTAACCCTGTTGCTTCCTTTGCTTCGCCTGGAACTACCTTGCTAACACCTTCTTACAGTCTTGCTGAGCTTAGGAAGTGAAGTTGTAGGGATGAAAAGCCTAGATTTCACTTACAAACAAAGGCTGAAAGCTGGTGTTTGCCAGTCACAAGAGAGCATTAGTGCTTCCCGTTAGTCTTACGAGGAGGAGAAGCACGTAATGGGAACGATATTGGAGCTTCAGGTTGGTACATTGCACGCATTAAAACCTTAACTCTTATAACCTGTCTTTCCTTGTTATCCCTTGCTTTTAGCTCGGTATAACCCCTCTTCCTCTTGCATTTGCTTGTAATTCCTTGTTTCCCTCGTTCTCTCTGCCGTAAACCTGCTTACAGTGCTGTTAATCTTAGTAGCGTAGTTGACTAAGGGCAAGAGCAAGGAAAGGAAATGGCATTTGGAACAATATTCAATAGAAGGTGCAGATGAATAAGCGGTATTGGAGGAGGGAACAGCCATAGTTGATGCATCGAATGCTAGTGCAATAAGACTTGATGAAGGCGGCACTTGCCTTCAAGCTTGAAACTGATTGACCATGAGAGTCAGATCAATAGTCTATCCCCGAGCACATGAATGAGTGTGTGGCAATTCATTGGGATGACCGCCGGGGTACTTCGATCTGGAGTGGCCCATTCCCGATAATAAGACTCCTCTGATCGGAGTCCTTGAGTTACCCGTTTAGCTTCTGAACCCGAAACCTACCAACGATTCCACCTTTCCTCAAACGCTAGGAAAAACCTCTTTCGAATCACCCACCCGACAACCCCTCTGCCAAAGAAAAGAATAGTAAGCCAGAAAGAAAGGCATTTTATGAAAGTTTCATTCAGTGTCTCAAAAGGCGTGTAAAGGGCTTTCTTTCACGCATGAGTTATACCGAGTACTAAGTGTGAATTATGGACCACTTCGCCACGACGAACTAAACCAATGGCAGTAAAAGCAGATGTCTGGTCTCGGTTAAGCCCAACGCAACATGGTTATGTAGCTCTTATGGGATTCAAACCCATGATACAAGAAGGTTGTATATAGATCTAGCAAATCAGTGTCTTAAGCCCACCCGGAAGGCTAGTTGGTAGAGCGATCAGTTTATCCGAATAAAGGTAGGTTCGAATCCTACTTCGGGTTCAAATTCGAATAGAAAGAAGGCCATCGACCTCTCATTCCGGCTATTCAACCTCTTCTTTAAAAATATTATAAATACCCCACCCTAACGGATAAGAGAACTAGTCCGTTATGATAGCTTTCCCTCGGTTCACTTCTTTCTGAACTCAGACAAGATTTCACTCGAGTTCAAGCTTTCGTCACTTAGTCAGAAGGGATCACCTCGGCATGTCAAAGAACCGGCGCTACCAGACCTTGGTCGTCTCCGCTGGGCGGGGCTCACCGCAAACCTACTTCCTCTTGGATCCTTTCCCACAGCCCTTTTCTTTCCAATTTCAACTCCAGTGGCCTGGTTCTTTTCTATTTAATTCTTTGAGTCGTTTTGTGTCTACCGCCTCATCCTCAGCCTCTTCCTACCTAAATAAGGCCCCTCCCTAGTCCTTATTCTCTTTTTATTCCTTATAAAATGAAAGATTCATTCTTTAGCCAGATCAACATCCTTCTTCCTATTACCTATCTCCAGATCAAGATCCTAACATGATTTAAGCCATAACTCTACTATTGAAGTACTTAGTAATCCGACTTCCAATTCACTATCTACTTCCTTCGTCAGCCCTCCTCCATAGCTACCTTTGAAAAGGGGCTAGACCAAGCCTAGTAATTAATTGAATAAGAGGGAAAAAGGCCACTCAGGTCTATATCTAGAAAGGAGGCTGGATTGGAAGATTGAGAGACCCGGGACTGTGCATGCAGGTTTGCAGAGAGGCTAGAGCATTCCCTTCACTAAAATAGAATAGAGGTAACGGTTGAACGAACGGTAGACCCAACTCTGTATACTTAGCCGGAAGCAGGGCATTCCACCGATTCCACTTAGGGAGAAAGCCTTTCCCGTATCTATTTGAACCCGATCTTAAAATTTCTATCCGGTAGACTTGGTAAGGTAAAAGGGCCCCGACTTATTTGATTTCCAGAATTAGAGTTCGACCGCAGCAGCCCCTTTTTTGTTTTGGGGGGATCAAGTTCCTTGCCAACTATCGACCCCGATCTCTTTTCATTTCTTTTGGGTATTACTAGCCTAGCCTTCGTCAATCACACTAAAGCAGAGCACCCAACTACGGCAAGGCCCCCTTAATTAAGGGTTAGGTTAGTCAATCCGGCCCGAGACGCGTTCGTTGACAAAACCGCCGTAGGAATGGAGACCTTTCAATAGAGCGGAGGCGAACTGATCAACGAGAAAGAGGCCCTACTCACTACAAACGAATACACCACAAGATCGAACTGCACTCATGCCTCTCCCGCATCAAGTTGACCGACCCCCTAAGTAGTTCTTCTATCAATCATGTACGTAGGTAGGGTCCCCCATTCTGATTGGTATATCATGAAAAATTAAAGCCATTTGCACCAGCCAGGCGCACTGCGCTTTCCCTTGCCTAGATGTTCGCCTTTCTAAGTCAAGTAATGGTGACCCGCCGAAGACTGGAGCCTCATAACATGTTGACGAAGACCCCCGAACTGAGGGTTCGATCAGTAGAGGGGACGACTTAGCCTCCCCGGAAGAAGAATAGCCCCGCTCCACTCTCTAGCCGACTGATCCCGTTGATCATATAACTGGGAGGGAACGTGTCACATTAGAGGTGAACGATCAGAGATGTCCGATAATTACCACGATGAGGCTGGTCCCTCTTTTATTTTTGTAGACTAAGCTATGAATATGAATGAATGCCGGGCTCTTTCTTTCACTGCTAACCCCAAGAAGTTTCTTAATGCTGATATTTTCTGTTTCGTCGAGCCCCGAGCTTGTGGTCCTCCTTTGAGTGTGGGTTCCATTGGATGAATCTCTCAAGTCAAGGTTCACGTACATAGCAGCAAGAATGGTGCAGCGAGCGCCTATTTCTCGTTATCGCTCGGGAGCCAAAACGAACACGCCTGCTACCTACTGTACTGGACCTTCGACCAGGCATTATACCCTTGTCGAATCGGAACCAACCACCACTGTATTGCGCTCGAACAGTTGAGCGGCCGCCGGCCAGCAACTTCCGTACCGTACACAGATATAGATTCATTCTTCGTACCCGGTCCAACTTCACAACCCTTCGCGGGTTGGTCAGAAGTCAGTCTTGTTTGGTAAGACTCTATTGAACAAAGCAAAGAAAAGAGAGTGCTCGACCGGAACAACGGCCAACAAAGACCGTAATTACATAGATAACAGCTCCTCCCTTTCTCCGGCTTTAAGGCGAACCGTATGGCGGCTGGAAAGAAAGACGACCTCACCTTCTCGTAGATGGTGTCAGTGAGAGCAACTTGAGTATCCCCCGTTGACCTCCTTTTGTAGATAGAATCTTCAATGAGTGTAAACAACTTACTAATAAAGGTGCGCTTGTTGAGTAAGGCCGTTTTCTTGCAGGAGTGCTAACGCGCGCCCTTATTCTTCGCTTGCTCCGCAGTACGAGCCTCATACAGAGCGAGCCCCTTTAATATGATGAGGAGAAGGCCAGCCAGACCCAACCCCGCCCTCTTTTCTGCACCAATCTTTATTTACGACTATATTTATATATTTGGGGTGTATAGCTCAGTTGGTAGAGCATTGGGCTTTTAACCTAATGGTCGCAGGTTCAAGTCCTGCTATACCCAAACAAACCTACCTTACACTATACCTATGAATTTATAAGGATGCGTAGTAACGTTCAAAGATCACTCTTTGGCCTTTAGACTCGCTTCAGCGACTTCGCCCTTCCTTTAAGTGAGTGAGAAGGGGGTGAGGTAAGGAGTTGTATAAGAGTGGCTCGGTCGCCTCTCCTTATTTGATTCATTCTATCTATAGGGCGGGGCTGCAGACCAACAATCCAGCAAAAGGGCTTAAAAGCTCCTTTATCAAACCTTCCCCTTTTCATAATAATAAGGTAAGCATCAAAGCCCAGCAAACCCAACCTATACAAAGAGCTCTTTTCAGCCCCTACTCCCAACAAGTGAAAGTTGCTGGCACCCACCATACCTTGCTTCGGGGCCGATCTCTTGTTTCGAAGCAAACATATATATAAATATATATTAGTTCCACCACAAATCGATTTCGCCGCTTAGATTGGATTAATGAGAAAACGTGTATTCAATTCAACCATTCGCATGGTCTCCCCTAACCTAAGACTGACCTCTTTTCCAAATGAACCGAACCTCGATACCACATTCATCAAAGAGAGACGGCCATCTCTCTAGGTTGCACACCCCTTTAGATTAGATCGTTCTATTCGTGCTTGAAAAACGACCCCGCTCCTCATCCTCAATCTGGCGGTCCCTCTCCTAGCGCTCAAGGAGTTGCTTCTTTTTTGTTTGCTTTTTCTGTGCTGAGTCTATAAGCAAAGAGGGGGTGCCCAGTACACTTGAGATGCGTCCCAAGGTCGCCAATGACCAGTACAGCAACTGAAAGCCAGGGTATCTTACCCTAAAAGGCAGAGTTGGAATACTTAATTGGTTCAAATCCAATAGTAGCTAGAACCGGTGAAAGGGTAGTTCACCAGACCCGCTCACGATAATGCGAATGAAACGGCAGATAAGCAAGCCTATTACTGGTTACGGCGAGAAGATCCTAACAAACGGCCGGTTTACATTTACAACTGAAAAATAAAAGATAAGGCAATTAAGGGATGAAAGATAGCGGCAGACTAAGGAGTAAAGACTGACTCTTTCTCTTCTATTCTATGGAACACATTTAAAGACTGACCTACTATACTAGAGGGAATAATGACTCCTATTGACCGAAGGCTAAAGGACTCCTATTCTTTTTTCACAATCGCCGATCAGATGTTAGGAATCGATTGCTGCGATAAGCCTCTCTTGGCCAAGAAGCAAGAGTTCCGGTGCGGGAGTTATATTATTATCCAATCTATTAGTGGAATCCCAAAAAATAAATATGAATATCGTGTAAATGAAGGGAAATTTGATGGCTTAAAGGAGCTTTTAAGCCACTCTTCTAATTCCTCTTGGGTTATTTCCGATCGGGTCTTGCCGGGGGTTGGTGCATGGATGCCGAGAATACGCAGTTTGAAAGGTAACTTGATCTAGATGCGGAGTCTAGTTTGCACTTTATGGTACGTACAACTTTTTATCCTTTAAATAAGAGGAGGTGGTCAAGACCTTAGGCAGCTCGACGCATCTAGTTTCGGTCTTGCTTGCTAACGGGCGACAAAAGGATGTTGGCCTTCCCATTTGAAGCGGAGAAGGGGACCCCACAGAGATCTACCTGGCCTCGCCAGTCTACTGATTGTCCATATTTTGTATTCTGCAAGCTTCTGGGGCAGGTCGCCTCTTATTTAATCGTATATATATTGTGGAATATATAGTATAGTTGGGGGTTGATCGCTAGTCTTTTAATCCACAAAAACCTCCTAAATACCTACCCTACCTTGGCATCTTTCATTGAAAAATGCGTATGGTAAGTAAGAATAAGAATGAACGGAAGGATGAGTCGATTAGATTAAGAGGAAGGAGGAGTAGGCATCGACCTAGTTAGTCGTTCTGAGTGAAGCTGAGGAGGTTCTTGGACTAGTTTATCATGTATATAAAAAAAATAATAAGGCTCCTTCTTTCTAGAAAGGGTAGTTTTTCCTGCCTATCTGTTCCTATGTGTGAAAACGAGTATGTGAACAGAACATCTTTCAAACATCGAGATTGGGTTGGTGTTCAGTATACTTAATACAAGATCGAAAAGAATGCATTGGAAGGTCAACTCGACCTACTTTGGTCAGTGCAATAGGATAGGAAGGAACTTTCTACGGTCAATGCGAATAGAAGTTGACTATAGTCAGTGCACAGTGTAAGATTTGATATTCCGTAAGTGTCAGTAACTTAGTGCATGTAAGGCTTAGAAGAAGAAAATGAAATACGAACAACCGCGCTGGTCGTAATAGATCGACTTTCATGCTAGTTCTTGCTCCAGCATGAAAGTTCCATTTCAGGGAAGGCTTTTTGGACTAAGGGTACCATGATACTTTCTGTTTTGTCGAGCCCTGCTTTGGTCTCTGGTTTGATGGTTGCACGTGCTAAAAATCCGGTACATTCCGTTTTGTTTCCCATCCCAGTCTTTCGCGACACTTCAGGTTTACTTATTTTGTTAGGTCTCGACTTCTCCGCTATGATCTTCCCAGTAGTTCATATAGGAGCTATAGCCGTTTCATTCCTATTCGTTGTTATGATGTTCCATATTCAAATAGCGGAGATTCACGAAGAAGTATTGCGCTATTTACCAGTGAGTGGTATTATTGGACTGATCCTTTGGTGGGAAATGTTCTTCATTTTAGATAATGAAACCATTCCATTACTACCAACCCAAAGAAATACGACCTCTCTGAGATATACGGTTTATGCCGGAAAGGTACGAAGTTGGACTAATTTGGAAACATTGGGCAATTTACTTTATACCTACTATTTCGTCTGGTTTTTGGTTTCTAGTCTTATTTTATTAGTTGCCATGATTGGGGCTATAGTACTGACTATGCATAGGACTACAAAGGTAAAAAGACAGGATGTTTTCCGACGAAATGCTATTGATTTTAGGAGGACTATAATGAGGAGGACGACAGACCCACTCACGATCGACTAAAAGGAAAGTCGCCCGGAGATATTGGTTCAAATCCAATTCGTGATAAAAGAGATAGTTTGAATAAAGCTTTTGTCGCCCCGGGATGGATTGAATTCATGCTCCCTCTTCCAGGTCGAGTATGAAGCCATCTCTAAGGAGACAGTCTGCCAAGTGAGCGCGAAGGTAAGACCATCTCGCGGGGATCTTCTTGTTGTTCCAAAGCAAAGGAGCTTCTCATTCAGAAGGAAAGCTGAGAATTTAATGTGGGAAGCGAGCTTGCAGCGCCTATCTATGGTAATAGAATCCCGGTGGTAGTAGTTCTTTTTCTCTTAAAAGAGGGAATGAATAAGGTAATTTCTCACCAGATGAATGCAAGGCTGGGATAACAGAACTGCCAGATTTTACTTAAAAATAGGAAAGAAAAAGCTATTGTTGACTTGTAAAGACGGGAAGAGCGGGGATGAAACCAGAAGGGATTGGCTTCACGAATGCTTAGCTCAGAACCTAAACTGCTTGCTGGCTTTATCGGAAGGTTTCTGTTGAGGGAATCTATCCCGTAGGCCCAAGGAAGGCTGCTTAATGAGCGCCCCTTGAAAGAACAAGAGCAGCATTCATTCCACCAGCGGAAGTCTCTTAACCGCCTCTAAATGTCCCCTTTTGGCTAGTATTATCTAAAATATAGAAAGAAAAGTGGGGGCTTAATAGAGCTTGCATCTCAGGCGAGGGAGTGAGATGAATCTCTTTCTTTTCGTCTCGTTAAGTGGCCTTGAGCCTGAATTCTGGCACAAGAGATAGTCAGACTGTCTCTTCTCTTCTTGCTTCTCTTCTAAGGAAGGTGTGGGCTTGCAAGAATTAAGTAGTAATAAGTCCTCGAATCGGTAAATGAGCTAGCCTTAAAGGAAGGAAATCTTTTTATAACCTGAAGTCTCTTTCATG
The sequence above is drawn from the Trifolium pratense mitochondrion, complete genome genome and encodes:
- the nad6 gene encoding NADH dehydrogenase subunit 6; amino-acid sequence: MILSVLSSPALVSGLMVARAKNPVHSVLFPIPVFRDTSGLLILLGLDFSAMIFPVVHIGAIAVSFLFVVMMFHIQIAEIHEEVLRYLPVSGIIGLILWWEMFFILDNETIPLLPTQRNTTSLRYTVYAGKVRSWTNLETLGNLLYTYYFVWFLVSSLILLVAMIGAIVLTMHRTTKVKRQDVFRRNAIDFRRTIMRRTTDPLTID